One part of the Lotus japonicus ecotype B-129 chromosome 2, LjGifu_v1.2 genome encodes these proteins:
- the LOC130736106 gene encoding uncharacterized protein LOC130736106, which produces MKVAFVNGNRQLPKLYVDKSVIENMCSPWKDALVVSLLGKRLGFRTMKTKLSNTWRLIGEFDLLDVDNDFFLVKFDREEDKKKVIDGGPWVIFDHYLAVATWNRSFICPAAQITSTLAWVRIPGLNVTFYNESFLLSMARLIGKPIKVDRNTLSAERGRFARICVEIDLTQPVVGKFWFEGFWYKVEYEGAHIICPKCGCYGHRGRECTATEGQVLPQPEKVPGQVGTVEAPPTTQETLERNPQPTATVTEGPKKPAGIDPMIVVIEDCQVINDGVVKSVDPASMEVAGEWLTVKYKKKKKLASPPTSGSGAQVKENIPSSNQPKQGFGKEVGHHTSSSKFLGVFNAKAMGPSDVTDLSQKKRKIGDTSKHASGPGKEGSKPQIKGKEMAHKGDHGCPSP; this is translated from the coding sequence ATGAAAGTGGCGTTTGTGAACGGGAACAGGCAGTTGCCAAAGCTCTACGTTGACAAATCTGTTATTGAGAACATGTGCTCACCATGGAAGGACGCGTTGGTGGTGAGTCTTCTTGGGAAACGTCTGGGTTTCCGAACTATGAAAACCAAACTTAGCAACACCTGGCGGCTCATTGGAGAGTTTGATCTTTTAGATGTTGATAATGACTTTTTTCTGGTTAAGTTTGATCGCGAGGAGGATAAGAAGAAGGTGATTGATGGAGGCCCGTGGGTGATTTTCGACCACTATCTAGCGGTGGCCACCTGGAATAGGTCCTTTATCTGCCCTGCTGCACAGATCACTTCGACTCTGGCCTGGGTCAGAATCCCAGGGCTTAATGTCACCTTCTACAATGAGAGTTTTCTACTGTCCATGGCTAGACTGATAGGGAAACCTATTAAAGTGGATAGAAACACATTGTCTGCGGAACGAGGGAGGTTCGCCAGAATCTGTGTGGAAATTGATCTTACTCAGCCGGTGGTGGGAAAGTTTTGGTTTGAGGGGTTCTGGTACAAAGTGGAGTATGAAGGTGCCCATATTATATGTCCCAAATGTGGATGCTATGGGCATAGAGGGCGAGAGTGCACAGCGACTGAAGGGCAAGTCCTGCCTCAACCGGAGAAGGTTCCAGGTCAAGTGGGAACGGTGGAGGCGCCGCCAACAACTCAAGAAACCCTAGAACGCAACCCGCAACCCACCGCTACAGTTACGGAAGGTCCTAAAAAGCCGGCTGGGATTGACCCAATGATTGTGGTGATTGAGGATTGCCAGGTGATTAATGATGGGGTCGTTAAGAGTGTGGACCCCGCTTCCATGGAAGTGGCAGGAGAATGGCTCACAGTTaagtacaaaaagaaaaagaagttggcTTCCCCACCAACATCGGGATCTGGTGCGCAAGTAAAAGAGAATATTCCTTCTAGTAATCAACCAAAGCAGGGCTTTGGGAAAGAAGTGGGCCACCACACGTCCTCCTCCAaattccttggagtatttaatgcaaaagcAATGGGGCCCAGTGATGTAACGGATCTGAGccagaagaaaaggaagattgGGGACACTAGTAAACATGCAAGTGGGCCCGGAAAAGAGGGATCCAAACCTCAAATCAAAGGCAAGGAGATGGCCCACAAAGGGGACCATGGTTGTCCATCACCTTAA